From a single Fusobacterium pseudoperiodonticum genomic region:
- a CDS encoding phage tail tube protein — protein MSNKMDKNKIIRGSFGAVWLDGEELGSVKSFEAKVTLEYEDVDIMGELGKSKRYMGFTGEGTMTLHKIDTTIGKLLADGIRNGNMPDFKIVAKLDDPTAYGAERVELTGVTISELMALKFENKALREEEVPFSFSHFRYIDMI, from the coding sequence ATGTCTAATAAAATGGATAAAAACAAGATAATTAGAGGTTCATTTGGTGCTGTATGGCTAGATGGTGAAGAATTAGGTTCTGTAAAATCTTTTGAGGCTAAGGTTACATTAGAATATGAAGATGTGGATATTATGGGAGAACTAGGAAAGTCAAAAAGATATATGGGCTTTACTGGTGAGGGAACTATGACATTACATAAAATAGATACAACTATTGGAAAACTATTAGCAGATGGGATAAGAAATGGTAATATGCCTGATTTTAAAATAGTTGCAAAACTAGATGACCCAACAGCTTATGGAGCAGAAAGAGTTGAATTAACAGGCGTTACAATTAGTGAATTAATGGCGTTAAAATTTGAAAATAAAGCTTTAAGAGAGGAAGAAGTTCCTTTTAGTTTTTCACATTTTAGATATATAGATATGATATAA
- a CDS encoding DUF2577 family protein, producing the protein MSENQKSWDIAVAEKFRERENPSPIGAVLGKILKPLPDISIELLNGYGVIDSDKIYLSNAITNRLAIECTMKEFESEGNRSTNCNITNLNTSGAGNDSAGDTNLMLTGHTGSYKSSSSKKDNKDKGKFILQTVFNLKKGMYVLVIPNTEEDKFFVVDVFNYAPEVSLEWEYYQK; encoded by the coding sequence GTGAGTGAAAACCAAAAGTCTTGGGATATAGCAGTGGCAGAAAAATTTAGAGAAAGAGAAAATCCAAGTCCAATAGGTGCTGTTTTGGGGAAAATTTTAAAGCCTCTCCCTGACATCTCTATCGAACTTTTAAATGGTTATGGTGTTATTGATAGTGATAAGATTTATTTATCTAATGCAATAACTAATAGATTGGCTATTGAATGCACTATGAAAGAATTTGAAAGCGAAGGTAATAGATCTACTAATTGTAACATTACAAATTTAAATACTAGTGGTGCTGGGAATGATAGTGCTGGAGATACAAATTTAATGTTAACAGGACATACTGGTTCATACAAATCTAGTTCAAGTAAAAAAGACAATAAAGATAAAGGTAAATTTATATTACAGACAGTTTTTAATCTAAAAAAAGGAATGTATGTGCTTGTTATACCTAACACAGAGGAGGACAAGTTTTTTGTAGTAGATGTTTTTAATTATGCTCCAGAGGTGAGTTTAGAATGGGAATATTACCAAAAATAG
- a CDS encoding phage tail sheath C-terminal domain-containing protein codes for MGLPSIEIIFKQLAVTAVKRSQLGIVGLIVKESTKQWDRKVYKNITDIEAGDYSAEVLPLIKDSFEYTPNKVVVFNIKNGTISDTLKKVAQERINWVGLAYDGKDGDTATLVSWIKSMRKAGKTYKAVVFNATKPDNKGIVNLMNDKVTFVDNRGEVEGWQYVPTILGMLAGLPMTRSATSFLCGNLKEVSIFDDINDVIDKGGFCLYKDEGDIRVARACTSLQEITQDETEDMKDIIIIESMDLMRDDIYSTFKKWIGKYKNKYDNQVLFFTAINAYFKELEREDILDKEYDNYSEVDVEAQRLAWLGVGKKEVEEWDDEKIKKLTFKKKVFMKANIKILNAVEDFKFTINMF; via the coding sequence ATGGGATTACCTAGCATTGAGATAATTTTTAAACAATTAGCTGTAACAGCTGTAAAAAGAAGTCAATTAGGTATAGTTGGATTGATAGTAAAAGAATCTACTAAACAATGGGATAGAAAAGTATATAAGAATATTACAGATATAGAAGCTGGAGATTATTCTGCTGAAGTATTACCATTAATTAAAGATAGCTTTGAATACACACCAAATAAAGTAGTTGTATTCAATATTAAAAATGGAACAATATCTGATACATTAAAAAAAGTTGCACAAGAAAGAATTAACTGGGTAGGATTAGCTTATGATGGAAAAGATGGAGATACTGCAACTCTTGTTTCATGGATTAAATCTATGAGAAAAGCAGGTAAAACTTATAAAGCTGTTGTATTCAATGCTACTAAGCCAGATAACAAAGGCATAGTAAACTTAATGAATGATAAGGTTACATTTGTTGACAACAGAGGAGAAGTTGAAGGGTGGCAATATGTACCAACAATCTTAGGAATGTTAGCAGGTTTACCAATGACTAGATCAGCTACTAGCTTTTTATGTGGAAATTTAAAAGAAGTATCAATATTTGATGATATAAATGATGTTATTGATAAAGGTGGTTTCTGTTTGTATAAAGATGAAGGAGATATAAGAGTTGCTAGAGCATGTACATCACTTCAAGAAATAACACAAGATGAAACTGAAGATATGAAAGATATTATCATAATAGAATCTATGGACTTAATGAGAGATGATATTTACTCAACATTCAAAAAATGGATAGGTAAGTATAAAAACAAATATGATAATCAAGTTTTATTCTTTACTGCAATTAATGCTTATTTCAAAGAACTTGAAAGAGAGGATATTTTGGATAAAGAATATGATAACTATTCAGAAGTTGATGTTGAAGCACAAAGATTGGCTTGGTTAGGTGTTGGTAAAAAAGAAGTTGAAGAATGGGATGATGAGAAAATCAAAAAACTAACATTTAAGAAAAAGGTATTTATGAAAGCAAATATCAAAATATTAAATGCTGTAGAGGACTTTAAATTTACAATTAATATGTTCTAA
- a CDS encoding terminase, whose amino-acid sequence MYRTIVKEIDVTNYIRDLTWRDSIDTLGVEISFELAVNKFDKNLSFLYNITLGDPVQIINDKGETLVQAIIVSENPNGKTTSFTAYDMAWYLNKSTVIKQFKKMIGNDCIKSLCSEIGIKVEVSGLDTKIDKIYKDKTISDIIYDIIEQCSQFNSKKFFIEYDKGTLKVGPFKKIKVIGQYEMHKNTFIDVAKNIGEVSLSRSIVDMKNSILVITQNKEAVRTVGKEQDSESIKKYGMLQEVVTLDEKEFKKANLVAKNELKKLNKITEDFSIDVLGDDKVKSGRVIDIDLPLFNLKGEYLIKESSHTVQNGTHRINLKLEVFME is encoded by the coding sequence ATGTATAGGACAATAGTAAAAGAAATAGATGTAACTAATTACATAAGAGATTTAACATGGAGAGATAGTATTGACACATTAGGAGTTGAAATAAGTTTTGAACTAGCAGTAAATAAGTTTGATAAAAATCTATCTTTTCTCTATAATATTACATTAGGTGATCCTGTTCAAATAATCAATGATAAAGGAGAAACATTGGTACAAGCTATAATTGTATCAGAAAACCCTAATGGAAAGACTACATCATTTACTGCTTATGATATGGCTTGGTACTTGAATAAATCAACTGTGATAAAACAATTTAAAAAGATGATAGGGAATGACTGTATTAAGTCCTTATGCAGTGAAATTGGAATAAAAGTTGAAGTAAGTGGATTAGATACTAAGATAGATAAAATTTACAAGGATAAGACTATCTCAGACATTATTTATGACATCATAGAACAATGTTCACAATTCAATTCTAAAAAATTTTTTATTGAGTATGATAAAGGTACTCTAAAAGTAGGACCATTCAAAAAAATAAAAGTTATTGGCCAATATGAAATGCACAAAAATACTTTTATAGATGTAGCTAAAAACATCGGAGAAGTTTCATTAAGTAGATCAATAGTTGATATGAAGAATTCAATTTTGGTTATAACACAAAATAAAGAAGCAGTTAGAACAGTAGGAAAAGAACAAGATAGCGAAAGTATTAAAAAGTATGGTATGCTACAAGAAGTGGTAACATTAGATGAAAAAGAATTTAAAAAAGCTAATCTAGTTGCTAAAAATGAATTGAAAAAATTAAATAAAATCACAGAAGATTTTAGTATTGATGTCTTAGGTGATGATAAAGTTAAGAGTGGTAGAGTGATTGATATTGATTTACCACTTTTTAATTTAAAAGGTGAGTATCTGATAAAAGAAAGTTCTCACACTGTGCAGAATGGAACCCACAGAATAAATTTAAAACTGGAGGTGTTTATGGAGTGA
- a CDS encoding phage tail protein translates to MAKTIGVLLSLKDQFTTPLQKATKSVKNMDRQLEKAGNQVKAFGRKIKDGMKSVAKWAAIGFGALTAAAGVFIKQSIDAAKDKLKADKMLETNLMKQANFKKEHIQMLKDEASALQDVGVVGDDVAVAGAGQLAIYKLKAEQIKTILPVIDDMVAKEKGFNGTQEDAIAMADVFGKAVEGKTKGLVKYGVSLTDAEEKLFKTMKREQRAEFLNKKLTAAIGGTNKALRETDEGKIVAAKGAWGDMQAELGKKLMPKLGAIAEWFHSKIPGIQDFILSLADKVEELVTRAEPYITQIKDMFGKIFEKVKPALEETWQILSDAGTVAIDIAQGIINNWDRISPVVYTLVGAIAAYKLVMFGAWVYTTAMVAITKVKMAWDAAQAAATGTLTVKQWLLNAAMNANPIGIVIGAIALLVGGIWLLCKNWDLVKKKVVEFWQKLDNNPLGKVLKFIIKFGNPVGAMINAFIFLKDVITQNWDTIKNFAMTLWDNLVGAFNYVKDVILSVCDVVGGIFTAIWDGVVSALDKLKEGFNKVTDFITGAFMSAWDSLMNALDIILHPIETAKKAFSGLIDKLKFWNSTPVDDKTINITEKTTKTTDSISGSNKTGSSTTSVKNPRHALGTAYFKGGVTGINEGGRDETAILPAGTQILSHEEGKSLQKNNTEKQVIIKEVESKKSSDKKVEVHIHIGGNFIGEKEHMEKYGEYTANKILAALNNM, encoded by the coding sequence ATGGCAAAGACTATTGGTGTATTACTAAGTTTAAAAGACCAGTTTACAACACCATTACAGAAGGCAACCAAGAGTGTTAAGAATATGGATAGACAACTTGAAAAAGCTGGAAACCAAGTAAAAGCATTTGGCAGAAAAATAAAAGATGGAATGAAGTCTGTAGCAAAATGGGCAGCAATTGGATTTGGAGCCTTAACTGCTGCAGCTGGAGTATTTATAAAACAGTCTATAGATGCTGCAAAAGATAAGCTAAAAGCTGACAAAATGTTGGAAACAAATTTAATGAAACAAGCTAATTTTAAAAAAGAACATATCCAGATGTTAAAAGATGAAGCCAGTGCATTACAAGATGTTGGAGTAGTTGGAGATGATGTTGCTGTTGCTGGAGCAGGGCAGTTAGCTATTTATAAATTAAAAGCAGAGCAAATAAAAACTATACTACCTGTCATTGATGATATGGTTGCTAAAGAAAAAGGTTTTAATGGGACACAAGAAGATGCTATTGCTATGGCCGATGTATTTGGTAAGGCTGTAGAAGGTAAAACTAAAGGACTTGTAAAATATGGAGTATCTTTAACTGATGCAGAAGAAAAATTATTTAAAACTATGAAGCGAGAACAAAGAGCAGAGTTTTTAAATAAGAAATTAACAGCTGCTATTGGTGGAACCAACAAGGCTTTGAGAGAAACAGATGAAGGTAAAATTGTAGCAGCAAAAGGTGCTTGGGGCGATATGCAAGCAGAACTTGGTAAAAAATTAATGCCAAAATTAGGTGCTATTGCTGAGTGGTTTCATAGTAAGATACCAGGTATTCAAGATTTTATATTAAGTCTTGCAGATAAAGTTGAAGAATTAGTTACAAGAGCAGAACCTTATATAACACAAATTAAGGATATGTTTGGAAAAATATTTGAAAAAGTTAAACCAGCATTAGAAGAAACTTGGCAAATATTATCAGATGCTGGAACTGTTGCAATAGATATAGCACAAGGCATAATAAATAATTGGGATAGAATAAGTCCTGTTGTTTATACTCTTGTTGGTGCAATAGCAGCATATAAATTAGTGATGTTTGGAGCATGGGTTTATACAACAGCTATGGTTGCAATAACAAAAGTAAAAATGGCTTGGGATGCTGCACAAGCAGCAGCAACAGGAACTTTGACTGTAAAACAATGGTTATTAAATGCTGCAATGAATGCAAACCCAATAGGAATAGTTATAGGAGCTATTGCCTTGTTGGTTGGTGGTATATGGTTACTGTGTAAAAATTGGGATTTAGTAAAGAAAAAAGTAGTGGAATTTTGGCAGAAATTAGACAATAATCCATTAGGCAAGGTACTTAAATTTATAATTAAGTTTGGAAACCCTGTAGGTGCTATGATTAATGCATTCATATTTTTGAAAGATGTAATTACTCAAAATTGGGATACTATAAAAAATTTTGCTATGACTTTATGGGATAACTTAGTTGGTGCATTTAATTATGTGAAAGATGTTATTTTAAGTGTTTGTGATGTGGTTGGTGGGATATTTACAGCTATATGGGATGGAGTTGTAAGTGCATTAGATAAGTTAAAAGAAGGTTTTAATAAAGTAACAGATTTTATTACTGGTGCTTTTATGAGTGCTTGGGATAGCTTAATGAATGCATTAGATATTATATTACACCCAATCGAAACTGCAAAAAAAGCCTTTAGTGGACTAATTGATAAGTTGAAATTTTGGAATAGTACACCTGTTGATGATAAAACAATTAATATAACTGAAAAAACAACTAAAACAACTGATTCAATTAGTGGAAGTAATAAAACTGGTTCATCAACTACCTCAGTTAAGAATCCAAGACATGCTTTAGGCACAGCATATTTCAAAGGTGGAGTAACAGGAATTAATGAAGGTGGAAGAGATGAAACTGCAATTTTACCTGCTGGAACTCAAATTCTAAGTCATGAAGAGGGTAAATCACTTCAAAAGAATAATACTGAAAAACAAGTAATTATAAAAGAGGTTGAAAGTAAGAAAAGTTCAGATAAAAAGGTAGAGGTACATATCCATATTGGAGGTAATTTCATAGGTGAAAAAGAACATATGGAAAAATATGGAGAATATACAGCAAATAAGATTTTAGCAGCTTTAAATAATATGTAG
- a CDS encoding putative phage tail protein, with protein MEAKRLMRHMPKYYRGILEVTLLQEIIEKELDTVDLISKDVLNQFFIYTATWSLPIWERIFGLTVGDKTSNIEERRENLISKLRSYGTTTKEMIARVAKTFTNGEIEVIEDNPNYSFKIFFTSIVGIPKNIENFKAVIEVIKPAHLNFSIEFRYNTHNQVAYLLHNSLKAKSHKEIYDTRLYEDSAVVGKYHKQNEVGNFKNIELKTKTHKNIYDERR; from the coding sequence TTGGAAGCTAAAAGATTAATGAGGCATATGCCAAAGTATTACAGAGGTATTTTAGAAGTAACTTTATTACAAGAAATAATAGAAAAAGAATTAGATACAGTTGATTTAATCTCAAAAGATGTATTAAATCAATTTTTTATTTACACTGCTACCTGGTCCTTACCAATTTGGGAAAGAATATTTGGACTAACAGTTGGAGATAAAACAAGTAATATTGAAGAAAGAAGAGAGAATTTAATTTCTAAATTAAGAAGCTATGGAACTACTACAAAAGAAATGATTGCTAGAGTTGCTAAAACTTTTACAAACGGAGAAATTGAAGTTATTGAAGATAATCCAAATTATTCTTTTAAAATATTTTTTACTTCTATAGTTGGAATACCTAAAAATATTGAAAACTTTAAGGCAGTGATAGAAGTTATAAAACCTGCACATCTAAATTTTAGTATTGAATTTAGATACAACACACATAACCAGGTAGCTTATTTATTACATAATTCTTTAAAAGCAAAAAGCCATAAAGAAATTTACGACACTAGATTATATGAAGATAGTGCAGTAGTAGGTAAGTATCATAAACAGAATGAAGTAGGAAACTTTAAAAATATTGAGTTGAAAACTAAAACACATAAAAATATCTATGATGAAAGGAGATAA
- a CDS encoding tyrosine-type recombinase/integrase has product MNLVVLENLKKENVEVYLEYLNSCKSSNWETWETTYKTYCNNFKLFLMWFQKAYKNRLLLSKDTLLEMPGIIESYRNYCRSLGNSKRTLMNKTTSISTFYSWCVRRNKIKYHPFDSKLDRLRFTEKDKVRNSYFLTTEQILTVRLYMQVENKKYDLQDRILWELFLDSACRISAIHSLKISQLDLENGYFKDVKEKEGCIVNAFFFNKCKELLKEWLKEREEKEIKSEYLFIAKYKGKYSQMTQGAIRNRIKKLGKILGIEDLYPHTLRKTSINLINNLAGLGLASSYANHSSSGVTSKHYIQKVSATEIRNTLIVARKKLGIF; this is encoded by the coding sequence ATGAATTTAGTAGTATTAGAAAATTTAAAAAAGGAAAATGTAGAAGTTTACTTAGAATATCTTAACAGTTGTAAGAGCAGTAATTGGGAGACGTGGGAGACCACGTATAAAACTTACTGTAACAATTTTAAGTTGTTCCTAATGTGGTTTCAAAAAGCTTATAAAAATAGATTACTTCTTAGTAAAGATACACTTTTAGAAATGCCAGGAATAATAGAAAGTTATAGAAATTATTGTAGAAGTTTAGGAAATAGTAAAAGAACATTGATGAATAAAACTACTTCAATAAGTACATTTTATAGCTGGTGTGTCAGAAGAAATAAAATCAAGTATCATCCCTTTGACAGCAAATTAGATAGACTTAGATTTACAGAAAAAGACAAGGTTAGAAATAGTTATTTCTTAACAACAGAACAAATTTTAACTGTAAGGCTTTATATGCAAGTAGAAAATAAAAAATATGATCTACAAGATAGAATTCTATGGGAACTATTTCTTGATAGTGCATGTAGGATATCAGCAATTCATAGCTTAAAAATAAGTCAATTAGACTTAGAGAATGGATATTTCAAAGATGTAAAAGAGAAGGAGGGTTGTATAGTAAATGCTTTTTTCTTTAATAAATGTAAGGAATTACTTAAAGAATGGTTGAAAGAGAGAGAAGAAAAGGAAATAAAATCTGAATACTTATTTATAGCAAAATATAAAGGAAAATATTCTCAAATGACTCAAGGAGCAATTAGAAATAGAATAAAGAAGCTAGGAAAAATTTTAGGAATAGAGGATCTATATCCTCACACTCTTAGAAAAACTAGTATTAATTTAATAAATAATTTAGCTGGACTAGGATTAGCTTCAAGTTATGCTAATCATTCTAGCAGTGGTGTCACAAGTAAACACTATATCCAAAAAGTAAGTGCTACTGAAATAAGAAATACTCTTATTGTAGCAAGGAAAAAATTAGGTATTTTTTAA
- a CDS encoding phage portal protein, whose translation MNIIFIVEDNGVQQEIVNIPVVQNIEPVNCETMDEEFNTINGKTLNLIGGKGLRNFSFSSFFPSKRYSFVSFFNFQPPKYYINFFEKYRDARVPLRIIIVDKYRVVLNMLCRYNFTYSFRDKAGDVPYTLDIKEYILPSEVDNNV comes from the coding sequence ATGAATATAATTTTTATAGTTGAAGATAATGGAGTACAGCAAGAAATAGTTAATATTCCAGTAGTCCAAAATATAGAACCTGTAAACTGTGAAACAATGGACGAAGAGTTTAATACAATTAACGGAAAAACTCTTAATTTAATTGGCGGTAAAGGACTTAGAAACTTTTCATTTTCTTCTTTTTTTCCATCTAAAAGATATAGTTTTGTAAGCTTCTTTAATTTTCAACCTCCAAAATACTATATAAACTTTTTTGAAAAGTATAGAGATGCAAGAGTACCTTTAAGAATTATTATAGTTGATAAGTACAGAGTGGTCTTAAATATGCTATGTAGATATAATTTTACTTATTCTTTTAGAGATAAGGCTGGAGATGTTCCATATACCTTAGACATAAAAGAATATATTTTACCTAGTGAGGTTGATAATAATGTATAG
- a CDS encoding baseplate J/gp47 family protein, with protein sequence MIIKKEWKEILKNMLNQVNDEYDKTEGSLFYDNLAPVSIEIEEIRKTLEYIFLNSFAETAEGEYLDNICKEVGVFRRKATKSKGTVIIKGVPGTVIEINTKVASDTYIYLTTQEKIISATGSVEVPIESEKYGKIYNIPKGTITNFPITIPGLSEVNNLVETVDGYDGETDNELRERYYFKVREPVTSGNIYHYKKWAFEVEGVGGVKVFPLWAGNGTVKVVVVNSDIHEADETLLKRVRDYLEEVRPIGATVTVKSAIGKAISISSTVKISKNIKFDEVKTEFETKVKEYFRKVGFKQDYVSYAQLGNILLNIQGVSDYDDLKINNTTLNVQLAAEEIPKLTTITLQKEVI encoded by the coding sequence ATGATAATAAAAAAAGAATGGAAAGAAATTTTAAAAAATATGCTTAACCAGGTAAATGATGAATATGATAAGACAGAAGGAAGCTTATTTTATGACAACTTAGCACCTGTAAGTATAGAAATAGAAGAAATAAGAAAGACCTTAGAATATATATTTTTAAATTCCTTTGCAGAAACAGCAGAAGGTGAGTATTTAGACAATATATGTAAAGAGGTAGGAGTATTTAGAAGAAAAGCAACTAAATCAAAAGGTACTGTAATTATAAAAGGAGTACCAGGAACAGTAATAGAAATTAATACCAAAGTTGCAAGTGATACCTATATTTATTTAACTACACAAGAAAAAATAATATCTGCTACTGGAAGTGTTGAAGTACCTATTGAAAGTGAAAAATATGGGAAAATATATAATATACCTAAAGGGACTATTACAAATTTTCCTATAACTATTCCAGGATTAAGTGAAGTTAATAATCTAGTAGAAACTGTTGATGGTTACGATGGAGAAACAGATAATGAATTAAGAGAAAGATATTATTTTAAAGTTAGAGAGCCTGTAACATCAGGAAACATCTATCACTATAAAAAGTGGGCTTTTGAAGTTGAAGGAGTAGGAGGAGTTAAAGTATTTCCACTATGGGCTGGTAATGGTACTGTAAAGGTAGTTGTAGTAAATAGTGATATTCATGAAGCTGATGAAACTTTACTAAAAAGAGTAAGGGATTATTTAGAAGAAGTCAGACCAATAGGGGCTACTGTTACAGTAAAGAGTGCAATAGGTAAAGCTATATCAATTTCAAGTACTGTTAAAATTTCTAAAAATATAAAATTTGATGAAGTAAAAACAGAGTTTGAAACAAAAGTAAAAGAATATTTTAGGAAAGTAGGGTTTAAACAGGATTACGTAAGTTATGCACAATTAGGAAATATCTTATTAAATATTCAAGGGGTTAGTGATTATGATGACTTAAAAATAAATAATACAACTTTAAATGTACAATTAGCAGCTGAGGAGATTCCAAAATTAACAACAATTACTTTACAAAAAGAGGTGATATAG
- a CDS encoding DUF2634 domain-containing protein: MGILPKIDFVDYSKQETNNSKNSNGKTFLIDFQKKKLLKSNGQLIKTDDERAVRMWIEKVLLTEKYKWNIYKYNGPNQYGMKYKAMLLSQRFPTPVLYSEFERELTETMKKNKQIIEIRNIDIKLEKHTLKTKFEVVLKNFKTFEWEGYL, translated from the coding sequence ATGGGAATATTACCAAAAATAGATTTTGTTGATTACTCTAAACAAGAGACAAATAATAGTAAAAACAGTAATGGTAAAACATTTTTGATAGACTTTCAAAAAAAGAAGTTATTAAAATCAAATGGACAATTAATAAAAACAGATGATGAAAGAGCTGTTAGAATGTGGATTGAAAAGGTTCTTTTAACAGAAAAATATAAATGGAATATTTATAAATATAATGGACCTAATCAATATGGGATGAAATATAAGGCTATGTTACTTAGTCAAAGATTTCCTACACCTGTTTTATATAGTGAGTTTGAGAGAGAATTGACTGAAACAATGAAGAAAAATAAACAAATAATAGAAATTAGAAATATTGATATAAAGTTAGAAAAACATACCTTGAAAACCAAATTTGAAGTAGTGTTAAAAAACTTCAAAACATTTGAATGGGAGGGGTATCTATGA
- a CDS encoding phage tail assembly chaperone codes for MAKNITLEILIAKKQQSENDKMKVVLFNSEVLGGTIEVVKHKAKDVIKIMDSTEEKTTEAAYNANCKLIYKHCPILHDKELQKTYEVAQPYEIVIPVFDENLGEINKLSNFILNLYGLGEESDKASKVLEEEIEDIKN; via the coding sequence ATGGCTAAAAATATAACATTAGAAATATTAATTGCAAAGAAACAACAATCAGAAAACGATAAAATGAAAGTGGTATTATTCAATTCAGAAGTATTGGGTGGAACAATAGAAGTCGTAAAACATAAAGCAAAAGATGTAATAAAAATTATGGATAGTACAGAAGAAAAAACAACAGAAGCAGCTTACAATGCTAACTGTAAATTAATCTATAAACATTGTCCTATTTTACATGATAAAGAATTGCAAAAGACTTATGAAGTAGCACAACCTTATGAAATTGTAATACCTGTATTTGATGAAAATTTAGGGGAAATAAACAAGCTATCTAACTTTATTCTAAACCTTTATGGATTAGGTGAAGAATCTGATAAAGCTAGTAAAGTCTTAGAAGAAGAGATTGAAGATATAAAAAACTAA
- a CDS encoding DUF6838 family protein: MIKLSQILKAVNTKLKETFPKIEIDSKDLSEKFNRPSFRTELDGLKTSAFMTTFKERNFTIRIYFFTTLPGKGREERLKISDEIENAFLGTLWVNETFAIPVDEIEFEETEDGVLIASFDSLSMEEIENDIDGEMMEELEYHFDKK, translated from the coding sequence ATGATTAAACTAAGTCAAATACTAAAGGCAGTTAATACAAAATTAAAAGAAACATTTCCTAAAATAGAAATTGATAGTAAAGATTTATCTGAAAAATTTAATAGACCTAGTTTTAGGACTGAATTAGATGGTCTTAAAACAAGTGCTTTTATGACTACTTTTAAGGAAAGAAACTTTACAATCAGAATTTATTTTTTTACTACTTTACCTGGTAAAGGAAGAGAAGAAAGATTAAAAATATCTGATGAAATTGAAAATGCTTTCTTAGGTACATTGTGGGTAAATGAAACTTTTGCTATTCCTGTTGATGAAATAGAGTTTGAAGAAACTGAAGATGGAGTATTAATAGCAAGTTTTGATAGTTTGAGTATGGAAGAGATAGAAAATGATATAGATGGTGAAATGATGGAAGAATTAGAATATCATTTCGATAAAAAATAG
- a CDS encoding pyocin knob domain-containing protein produces MENLYTTKEEKTKLSLTRINNVNLNNITEAGFYTSSGWANNISGLPQELNNNGGKAFYLVVFSLENGGYCQQILYSFKGIIFYRAITEANTSFNQWRKIG; encoded by the coding sequence ATGGAAAATTTATACACAACTAAAGAGGAAAAAACAAAGTTAAGTTTAACTCGAATTAATAATGTAAATCTAAATAACATTACAGAAGCTGGTTTTTACACTTCATCTGGATGGGCTAATAATATCTCAGGGTTACCTCAAGAATTGAATAATAACGGTGGTAAAGCCTTTTATTTAGTTGTTTTTTCCCTAGAAAATGGTGGTTATTGTCAACAAATCTTGTATAGTTTCAAAGGAATTATTTTTTATAGAGCTATAACTGAAGCTAACACTAGTTTTAATCAATGGAGAAAAATTGGGTAA